From Magnolia sinica isolate HGM2019 chromosome 13, MsV1, whole genome shotgun sequence, one genomic window encodes:
- the LOC131223080 gene encoding uncharacterized protein LOC131223080, translating to MKATEEEGLLNMIRPPRLEDAGLEDCALAPEAIKEAFLKAASSVRTQAKSIFPADDNEIDGGCCVNDPGPSNGELRDVLTQVPPEDPKPCGEAEKGGLPEVSGVKVIVVGVEGGGASDRVLGAAVPEWEERKGGCVEGLLEGLEIGENEDFGDEGSEDEKEDKTILAEAYI from the coding sequence ATGAAGGCAACAGAGGAAGAAGGGCTGCTGAACATGATCAGACCGCCCCGGCTTGAAGACGCTGGGCTCGAAGACTGTGCTCTGGCACCGGAAGCAATTAAAGAGGCGTTTCTCAAAGCGGCGAGTTCGGTCCGAACACAGGCGAAATCCATCTTCCCCGCCGATGACAATGAAATCGATGGTGGGTGTTGCGTCAATGATCCCGGGCCCAGCAACGGAGAACTGCGGGATGTGCTGACTCAGGTTCCTCCCGAGGATCCAAAACCCTGCGGCGAGGCTGAGAAAGGCGGTCTGCCCGAAGTAAGTGGGGTTAAGGTGATCGTTGTGGGAGTTGAAGGAGGAGGGGCTTCCGATAGGGTATTGGGGGCGGCAGTGCCGGAATGGGAGGAACGGAAAGGAGGGTGTGTTGAGGGGTTGTTAGAAGGGTTGGAGATTGGGGAAAATGAGGATTTTGGTGATGAAGGGTCTGAGGATGAAAAGGAAGATAAAACCATATTAGCTGAAGCTTACATttga